One region of Mesomycoplasma ovipneumoniae genomic DNA includes:
- a CDS encoding PTS sugar transporter subunit IIA, whose product MSVNLLTNLIENDSILINQRAQTWQEAIEVSCKPLVEKKLISPNYIDSIINSTIEHGPYYILGPFLAMPHAEAGKDVFKDCFSLVVFDKPFYFDQDSRPVQILITLGATSADIHTAVALPQIVAAFENSENIDKIIKATSKEEIIAVLEKVDFSKYLNS is encoded by the coding sequence ATGTCAGTTAATTTACTCACAAATTTAATTGAAAATGACTCAATTTTAATTAATCAAAGAGCCCAAACCTGGCAAGAAGCAATTGAAGTCTCATGTAAACCGCTTGTTGAAAAAAAATTAATAAGCCCAAATTACATTGACTCGATAATCAACTCAACAATTGAACACGGACCTTATTATATACTTGGTCCTTTTCTTGCAATGCCTCATGCTGAAGCTGGAAAAGACGTATTTAAAGACTGTTTTTCACTTGTTGTCTTTGATAAACCTTTTTATTTTGACCAAGATAGCCGTCCAGTTCAAATTTTAATAACTCTTGGTGCAACAAGTGCAGATATTCACACCGCAGTTGCCTTGCCCCAAATAGTTGCCGCTTTTGAAAATTCTGAAAATATTGACAAAATTATTAAAGCTACATCAAAAGAAGAAATAATCGCCGTTTTGGAAAAAGTTGATTTTTCAAAATACCTTAATTCATAA
- a CDS encoding PTS sugar transporter subunit IIB: MSLKIVAACGNGMGTSMIIKLKVQKIVKELGVDASVEALSMGQSKGLTNSVDIIIASKHLVSEFNQNQKAKIVGVTNLMDENEIKTALSPVLEQLV, from the coding sequence ATGTCATTAAAAATTGTCGCTGCATGTGGAAATGGAATGGGAACTTCAATGATAATTAAGTTGAAAGTTCAAAAAATAGTAAAAGAATTAGGGGTTGATGCTTCTGTAGAAGCCCTTTCAATGGGTCAGTCAAAAGGACTTACAAATTCAGTAGATATAATTATCGCCTCAAAACATCTTGTTAGCGAGTTTAATCAAAACCAAAAAGCTAAAATTGTTGGCGTAACTAATTTAATGGACGAAAATGAAATTAAAACTGCATTAAGTCCAGTTCTTGAGCAACTTGTTTAG
- a CDS encoding PTS ascorbate transporter subunit IIC: MSLSKKNKLLFGLLIFLLVNLLIIGITLGVRMGHNGEDFSTALVFLVRVVYLDNYLRQNPLLLGSLVLVGYLVLGRGGREAILGALKTAIGVFLLGIGAAALVRLAAPVFGAIGDIKSGGVVPLDPYLGWTSASNFLEKSFGQANNFLSLASFTFIAAFIVNILMVLAKRFTNTNSIVITGHIMLQQSTVVTALLYVILFRSIPLLDGGAISAGSQVGLVIISGLFLGIYWATSSVATLKITNLVTQNAGFAVGHQQMLTLFTSYKMGRFFGNKEHSAENRKLPQSLKIFEDNIFTQTIIMLFLFAILFAIIIGYHGLEKTVNDTYSGFTGEAAKIGAAWNGSYSGANFVLIILGGVLQIIASLIAIMTGVRMFVTELQQSFHGISEKVIPGAVVAVDIAATYGFSINAVTYGFLGGVFGQFLAVFIAVGLAAIPGNNYSLVAIPLFITLFFNSGAMGVYANASGGWKAAFIVPAIIGFFEIIVISFGLKLIQNIGDVGIPAGQNPVTTGFLGMGDWNLFFGLSLIIGQFHYILGWIIIFVGMIGLILLGQGVDSTKQTKKTWLQKLLKVNVDLVEKEA, from the coding sequence ATGTCGCTTAGTAAAAAAAACAAATTACTTTTTGGCCTACTTATTTTCTTGTTAGTTAACCTTTTAATTATCGGGATCACACTCGGTGTGCGAATGGGTCATAATGGCGAGGATTTTTCAACTGCCCTTGTTTTTCTTGTTCGAGTAGTTTATCTTGATAACTATTTAAGACAAAATCCACTTTTGCTTGGATCGTTAGTTCTTGTTGGTTATCTTGTTTTAGGTCGGGGTGGTCGAGAAGCAATTCTTGGCGCACTCAAGACAGCTATCGGAGTTTTTCTTTTAGGAATTGGAGCAGCTGCTCTAGTTCGACTAGCTGCTCCAGTTTTTGGAGCAATTGGAGATATTAAATCCGGTGGTGTTGTTCCGCTTGATCCTTATTTAGGGTGAACTTCTGCTAGCAATTTTCTTGAGAAAAGCTTTGGACAAGCAAATAACTTTCTGTCTTTAGCATCTTTCACCTTTATTGCCGCCTTTATTGTTAATATTTTAATGGTTTTGGCAAAAAGGTTCACTAACACAAATTCAATTGTGATTACTGGACATATTATGCTTCAGCAATCAACAGTTGTTACCGCACTTTTATATGTAATTTTATTCCGTTCAATTCCATTGCTTGATGGTGGAGCAATTTCTGCTGGATCTCAAGTTGGACTTGTAATTATTTCTGGTCTATTTTTAGGAATTTACTGAGCAACTTCATCGGTTGCAACACTAAAAATAACTAACCTTGTTACCCAAAATGCTGGTTTTGCTGTTGGGCACCAACAAATGCTTACTTTATTTACTAGCTACAAAATGGGTCGCTTTTTTGGAAATAAAGAACATAGTGCTGAAAATCGTAAATTACCTCAATCACTCAAAATTTTTGAGGACAACATTTTTACCCAAACAATAATTATGCTATTTCTCTTTGCAATTTTATTTGCGATAATTATTGGTTACCATGGATTAGAAAAAACTGTTAATGATACATACAGTGGATTTACCGGAGAAGCTGCAAAAATCGGCGCTGCTTGAAATGGATCATATAGTGGCGCAAACTTTGTTCTCATAATTTTAGGTGGAGTACTCCAAATAATTGCTTCCTTAATTGCAATTATGACTGGTGTTAGAATGTTTGTTACCGAATTACAACAGTCATTCCACGGAATTTCTGAAAAAGTAATTCCTGGTGCTGTTGTTGCTGTTGACATTGCCGCAACTTATGGATTTTCAATTAATGCCGTTACTTACGGATTCCTTGGTGGAGTTTTCGGGCAATTTTTGGCTGTCTTTATTGCAGTTGGACTTGCTGCAATCCCTGGAAACAATTATTCTTTGGTCGCAATTCCACTCTTTATTACACTCTTTTTCAACTCAGGAGCAATGGGAGTTTATGCTAATGCCTCAGGAGGTTGAAAAGCTGCATTTATTGTTCCGGCAATAATTGGATTCTTTGAAATTATTGTAATTTCATTTGGTCTAAAATTAATCCAAAATATTGGTGATGTTGGAATTCCTGCTGGTCAAAATCCAGTTACAACCGGATTTTTAGGAATGGGTGACTGAAACCTCTTCTTTGGACTTAGCCTAATTATTGGTCAATTCCACTATATTTTAGGATGAATCATTATTTTTGTTGGAATGATTGGTCTAATTCTTTTAGGTCAAGGAGTTGATTCAACAAAACAAACTAAAAAAACATGACTACAAAAATTACTCAAAGTTAATGTTGATTTAGTCGAAAAAGAAGCCTAA